A single window of Nicotiana sylvestris chromosome 5, ASM39365v2, whole genome shotgun sequence DNA harbors:
- the LOC138869405 gene encoding secreted RxLR effector protein 161-like, with the protein MAELNFFLGLQVKQSPKGTSICQQKYIRELLKMFDMETSKMIDTPIATATRLDMDETLSLVNQTMYRVITGSLLYLTASRPVIVFSMGLCARFQSNPKESHLKAAKRILRYLKGTQDLVLYYPSGDNFNLIGYANTDYTGYLVDRKSTSGMAHFLRSCLISWDTRKQNSVALSPAEAEYVAATSCCAQLL; encoded by the coding sequence atggcggaattaaatttctttttgggtcttcaagtaaaacagtccccAAAAGGTACTTCCATatgtcagcaaaaatacatcagggaacTCTTGAAGATGTTTGACATGGAAACATCAAAgatgatagacactcccattgcaactgccactcgtctggacatggatgaaacatTATCTCTTGTGAATCAAACAATGTATAGAGTCATCACtgggtctcttctctatctcacTGCCAGTCGACCTGTTATTGTTTTCAGCATGGGGTTGTGTGCTAGGTTTCAATCAAAccccaaggaatctcacttgaaggctgccaaaagaatactgagatatctcaaaggcacGCAGGACCTGGTGCTATATTATCCATCAGGTGACAattttaatctaattgggtatgcTAATACAGACTATAcaggttatcttgtggatagAAAAAGTACTTCTGGGATGGCTCACTTCTTAAGatcatgtcttatctcttgggatacaaggaagcaaaattcagtggctctttcaccagctgaagctgaatatgtGGCTGCAACATCCTGTTGTGCTCAACTTCTGTAG
- the LOC138869406 gene encoding uncharacterized protein: MQVEDCELWDIIYDGLFVPIKTNGEYTEVEKKALKKNARAKEILVYGLEPNKYDKISTCDIANEIWEALQIAYDGTTQAKQNKSNTDDSSTMVVEGEESGYDSTLALMEQSDNDEDNGNEEPLTKSKPENPERGKEIVSEEYVRLEDEVKTLRCRMSAEIEKNELLQDNLEKGTVKGSGQ, from the exons ATGCAGGTTGAGGATTGCGAGCTTTGGGATATTATCTACGATGGTCTGTTTGTTCCAATCAAGACCAACGGAGAATACACTGAAGTAGAGAAGAAAGCATTGAAGAAGAATGCTCGTGCAAAGGAAATTCTGGTATATGGTTTGGAACCTAATAAGTACGACAAAATCTCTACATGCGACATTGCCAATGAAATATGGGAGGCTTTGCAAATAGCTTATGATGGAACTACACAAGCAAAACAAAATAAATCTAATACTGACGATAGTTCTACGATGGTAGTTGAAGGCGAGGAGAGTGGATATGACTCAACGCTTGCTTTGATGGAGCAATCAGACAATGATGAAGACAATGGCAACGAAGAG CCCTTgactaagtcaaaacctgaaaACCCTGAAAGAGGAAAGGAGATAGTTAGTGAGGAATATGTTAGGCTTGAAGATGAGGTGAAGACCTTGAGATGTAGGATGAGcgctgaaattgagaaaaatgaGCTCCTCCAAGACAATCTAGAAAAG GGGACAGTGAAGGGAAGTGGTCaataa